Proteins from a single region of Mumia flava:
- the paaZ gene encoding phenylacetic acid degradation bifunctional protein PaaZ has product MSALLESYVAGSWRRATDDGTPVLDAATDEEVVRISATGIDRAAMVDHARSVGGPAVRALTFHERAGLLKALGQHLSGVKDELYALSARTGATRRDSLVDVDGGIGTLFAYASKGRRELPNDTVVLDGAPEPLGRGGTFVGQHVYTSRPGVAVQINAFNFPVWGLLEKLAPAFLAGLPTIVKPASQTAYVTERVVRHIVDSGLLPEGSLQLLCGSPEGLLEALTVQDSVAFTGSASTAEKLRRHDAVVRGGVRLGVEADSLNCSILGPDVTAEDPEFDLFVKGVVTEMTVKAGQKCTAIRRALVPAPMADAVTEAITARLAKVTVGDPTDDAVRMGALVSLAQRDEVRRAVKALLASSDVVFGDPEHVDVVGADATAGAFMAPILLRARPGADEPHDVEPFGPVCTVMTYDGLDDAVGLAARGRGSLVGSLVTHDPDVARTVTLGLAPWHGRILVLDRDSAAESTGHGSPLPPLVHGGPGRAGGGEELGGARGVLAHMQRTALQGSPDLLTAVTGTWAPGAGRTESDVHPFRKSLAELAVGDTIRSARRTVSPDDIARFAELTGDTFYAHTDPEAAAANPLFGGIVAHGYLVVSLAAGLFVDPDPGPVLANFGVDHLRFLTPVKAGDDIAVTLTVKQITPRSSADYGEVRWDALVTNADGDPVATYDVLTLVAKTWPQEA; this is encoded by the coding sequence GTGAGTGCACTGCTCGAGAGCTACGTGGCCGGATCCTGGAGGCGCGCGACCGACGACGGCACGCCGGTGCTCGACGCCGCCACCGACGAGGAGGTCGTCCGGATCTCCGCGACCGGCATCGACCGCGCCGCGATGGTCGACCACGCCCGCAGCGTCGGCGGACCCGCCGTCCGCGCGCTCACCTTCCACGAGCGCGCCGGGCTGCTGAAGGCCCTCGGCCAGCACCTGAGTGGCGTCAAGGACGAGCTGTACGCGCTGTCGGCCCGCACCGGCGCGACCCGGCGGGACTCGCTCGTGGACGTCGACGGCGGGATCGGGACCCTGTTCGCGTACGCGTCGAAGGGCCGCCGGGAGCTGCCGAACGACACCGTCGTCCTCGACGGTGCTCCCGAGCCGCTGGGCCGCGGCGGGACGTTCGTCGGCCAGCACGTCTACACGTCGCGGCCCGGGGTCGCCGTCCAGATCAACGCCTTCAACTTCCCAGTGTGGGGCTTGCTCGAGAAGCTCGCCCCGGCCTTCCTCGCCGGGCTCCCGACGATCGTGAAGCCGGCCAGCCAGACCGCGTACGTCACCGAGCGTGTCGTCCGCCACATCGTCGACTCCGGGCTGCTCCCCGAGGGCTCGCTCCAGCTGCTGTGCGGCAGCCCCGAGGGGCTGCTCGAGGCGCTCACGGTGCAGGACTCGGTCGCCTTCACCGGGTCGGCGTCGACCGCCGAGAAGCTCCGCCGGCACGACGCGGTCGTGCGGGGCGGCGTCCGTCTCGGCGTCGAGGCCGACTCCCTGAACTGTTCGATCCTCGGGCCGGACGTGACGGCCGAGGACCCGGAGTTCGACCTGTTCGTCAAGGGCGTCGTCACCGAGATGACGGTGAAGGCGGGGCAGAAGTGCACTGCCATCCGCCGCGCGCTCGTCCCCGCCCCGATGGCCGACGCGGTCACGGAGGCCATCACCGCGCGGCTCGCGAAGGTCACCGTCGGCGATCCCACCGACGACGCCGTACGGATGGGGGCGCTGGTGAGCCTCGCCCAGCGCGATGAGGTGCGCCGCGCGGTGAAGGCGCTGCTCGCCTCGTCCGACGTCGTGTTCGGCGACCCCGAGCACGTCGACGTCGTCGGCGCGGACGCGACCGCCGGGGCGTTCATGGCGCCGATCCTGCTGCGCGCGCGTCCCGGCGCCGACGAGCCCCACGACGTGGAGCCGTTCGGGCCCGTCTGCACGGTGATGACGTACGACGGGCTCGACGACGCGGTCGGGCTCGCCGCCCGCGGACGCGGTAGTCTCGTCGGCTCGCTCGTCACCCACGACCCCGACGTCGCCCGCACCGTCACCCTCGGGCTCGCCCCGTGGCACGGCCGCATCCTCGTGCTCGACCGCGACAGCGCCGCGGAGTCGACCGGCCACGGCAGCCCGCTCCCCCCGCTCGTGCACGGCGGACCCGGACGGGCAGGCGGCGGCGAGGAGCTCGGCGGCGCCCGCGGCGTCCTCGCCCACATGCAGCGCACCGCGCTCCAGGGGTCTCCGGACCTGCTCACCGCCGTCACCGGCACGTGGGCGCCCGGCGCGGGACGTACGGAGTCGGATGTCCACCCGTTCCGCAAGAGCCTGGCCGAGCTCGCTGTGGGCGACACGATCCGCTCGGCCCGCCGTACGGTCTCGCCCGACGACATCGCGCGCTTCGCCGAGCTCACCGGCGACACCTTCTACGCCCACACCGACCCCGAGGCCGCCGCGGCCAACCCGCTCTTCGGCGGGATCGTCGCGCACGGCTACCTCGTGGTCTCGCTCGCGGCGGGCCTGTTCGTCGACCCCGATCCGGGGCCGGTGCTCGCCAACTTCGGCGTCGACCACCTGCGGTTCCTCACTCCGGTCAAGGCCGGCGACGACATCGCGGTCACGCTCACCGTCAAGCAGATCACCCCGCGCTCCTCCGCGGACTACGGCGAGGTCCGCTGGGACGCGCTGGTGACCAATGCCGACGGCGACCCGGTTGCGACGTACGACGTGCTCACCCTCGTCGCCAAGACCTGGCCGCAGGAGGCATGA
- a CDS encoding D-arabinono-1,4-lactone oxidase, with translation MSSTGAGAWTNWARTVTSEPTAVVHPRSAAEVAEIVRTAAAQGQRVKPVGAGHSFTAIAQTDGVLLRMDQIAGIQHVDHATGHVRVGAGTRLHDLNPALLAHGLALPNMGDVDPQTMSGATATGTHGTGAKLTGIAGAIAALEIVTGDGTIVEVTSDDKDLFGAARVGLGALGIVTAITFACVPAFLLHAREEPMRLPEVLDGLDALVDDNDHFEFYWFPHTDCALLKRNNRVPEGTVRAPLSKARFLLDDEVLSNGGFEIVNRVGRLRPSWIPRLNAFSGGLLSAREYTDWSHEVFVSPRRVRFREMEYAIPRAHLPEVLRAIDGWVNASGEQISFPIEVRFAAPDDIWLSTGYERENAYVAVHMYHRSDHRRYFEGIEAIFGEHEGRPHWGKMHTLDADALRTRYPRFDDFRAVRDRLDPQRTFTNSYLDRVLG, from the coding sequence ATGAGCAGCACCGGAGCCGGTGCCTGGACCAACTGGGCCAGGACCGTCACCAGCGAGCCCACGGCGGTCGTCCATCCGCGCTCCGCGGCCGAGGTCGCCGAGATCGTCCGCACCGCGGCCGCGCAGGGACAGCGGGTCAAGCCGGTCGGCGCCGGGCACTCCTTCACCGCGATCGCGCAGACCGACGGCGTGCTGCTCCGGATGGACCAGATCGCCGGGATCCAGCACGTCGACCACGCGACCGGCCACGTACGGGTCGGGGCCGGGACGCGGCTGCACGACCTCAACCCCGCCCTGCTGGCCCACGGCCTCGCCCTGCCGAACATGGGCGACGTCGACCCGCAGACGATGTCGGGCGCGACCGCGACCGGCACCCACGGGACCGGCGCGAAGCTGACCGGGATCGCCGGGGCGATCGCCGCCCTCGAGATCGTCACCGGCGACGGCACGATCGTCGAGGTGACGTCCGACGACAAGGATCTCTTCGGAGCCGCCCGGGTGGGGCTCGGTGCGCTCGGCATCGTCACCGCCATCACCTTCGCGTGCGTGCCGGCGTTCCTGCTGCATGCGCGCGAGGAGCCGATGCGGCTGCCCGAGGTGCTCGACGGGCTCGATGCGCTGGTCGACGACAACGATCACTTCGAGTTCTACTGGTTCCCGCACACCGACTGCGCCCTGCTCAAGCGCAACAACCGCGTGCCGGAGGGGACCGTACGGGCGCCGCTGTCGAAGGCGCGGTTCCTGCTCGACGACGAGGTGCTGTCCAACGGCGGGTTCGAGATCGTCAACCGGGTCGGCCGGCTGCGCCCGTCGTGGATCCCGCGGCTCAACGCCTTCTCCGGCGGCCTGCTGTCCGCGCGCGAGTACACCGACTGGTCGCACGAGGTCTTCGTGTCGCCGCGCCGCGTGCGCTTCCGCGAGATGGAGTACGCGATCCCGCGGGCCCACCTGCCCGAGGTCCTGAGGGCGATCGACGGCTGGGTGAACGCGTCGGGCGAGCAGATCTCGTTCCCGATCGAGGTGCGCTTCGCCGCGCCGGACGACATCTGGCTGTCGACCGGCTACGAGCGGGAGAACGCGTACGTCGCCGTGCACATGTACCACCGCTCGGACCACCGCCGGTACTTCGAGGGCATCGAGGCGATCTTCGGCGAGCACGAGGGTCGCCCCCACTGGGGCAAGATGCACACCCTCGACGCCGACGCACTCCGTACCCGGTATCCGCGCTTCGACGACTTCCGAGCCGTGCGGGACCGGCTCGACCCGCAGCGGACGTTCACCAACTCCTACCTCGACCGCGTCCTCGGCTGA
- a CDS encoding MMPL family transporter has product MASLLYRLGKTAYRRWPVVLVAWLLALGGVATVASTMSQPMTDQFSIPGIPSETATELQQELFPGSGSAIDEASVTIVVAAPEGDTLADEPYAGRVTTLVDELGSVPQMPDDPLAGPVQASAAMEEQIVGAAVQRAQQSGGDVAAARAAAEADAAAISPLSADGRVGTIDFAFDVDTPTDVDAATHDAVEEVMEDARGDGLQVEAYGAGIDGGPGGGEEGVPTAELIGIGIALVVLAFTFGSLVAAGLPILTAGIGVALGVTGFTAMTAFVELDSSTPLLATMIGLGVGIDYALFILARYRTELDHTDDREEAIGIAVGTAGSAVVFAGLTVVIALAALSLTGIPFLAAMGWGAAGTVIIAVLVALTLVPAVLGILKSRAFGLRFRRHEPRRDEAGKVVNGGVRWARLVGRAPLAFAALVVVALGALAIPASTMHLAFPSDSTAPSDTTQRKAADLVNESFGEGRLAPMLTVIDGRDVAAEDRPAAYQEVVAWAGGHDGVDHAQLGGMNEDGTGALMLITPAHGPDDTATEDLLHDLRTTQSEIEQTTGTTIGITGLTAIQADVSERIADVLPAYLAVVIGLAFLILMLVFRSILVPLTATLGFLLSVMATLGATVAVFQEGTFGLFEGQPIVSFIPIFLIGLVFGLAMDYQVFLVTRIREAHVHGASYREAVVDGFRNSARVVTAAALIMISVFGGFMFMPDPILQSMGFALAAAVAFDAFVVRMCLIPALMYLMGERAWWLPRWLDRILPDIDVEGENLDRPHLDGDRERDAQPVQA; this is encoded by the coding sequence ATGGCCTCCCTGTTGTACCGACTCGGTAAGACCGCCTACCGTCGCTGGCCGGTCGTGCTGGTCGCGTGGCTGCTGGCGCTGGGTGGCGTGGCCACCGTCGCGTCGACGATGTCGCAGCCGATGACCGACCAGTTCTCCATCCCCGGCATCCCGTCGGAGACGGCGACCGAGCTGCAGCAGGAGCTGTTCCCGGGTTCGGGCAGCGCGATCGACGAGGCATCGGTCACGATCGTGGTCGCCGCACCCGAGGGCGACACGCTGGCCGACGAGCCGTACGCCGGCCGGGTCACGACGCTGGTCGACGAGCTCGGCTCGGTTCCCCAGATGCCCGACGACCCGTTGGCGGGGCCGGTGCAGGCCTCGGCGGCGATGGAGGAGCAGATCGTCGGCGCCGCGGTGCAACGTGCCCAGCAGTCCGGGGGCGACGTGGCAGCGGCCCGAGCGGCCGCGGAAGCCGACGCCGCCGCGATCTCACCGCTGTCGGCCGACGGCCGGGTCGGCACCATCGACTTCGCCTTCGACGTGGACACGCCGACCGACGTCGACGCCGCGACCCACGACGCGGTCGAGGAGGTCATGGAGGACGCCCGAGGCGACGGCCTGCAGGTCGAGGCGTACGGCGCCGGCATCGACGGCGGCCCGGGCGGCGGAGAGGAAGGCGTTCCGACCGCGGAGCTGATCGGCATCGGGATCGCGCTGGTCGTGCTGGCGTTCACCTTCGGGTCCCTGGTCGCTGCGGGGCTGCCGATCCTGACGGCCGGGATCGGGGTGGCGCTGGGCGTCACCGGGTTCACCGCGATGACCGCGTTCGTCGAGCTCGACTCCAGCACCCCGCTGCTCGCGACGATGATCGGCCTCGGTGTGGGCATCGACTACGCCTTGTTCATCCTCGCCCGCTACCGCACCGAGCTCGACCACACCGACGATCGGGAGGAGGCGATCGGGATCGCGGTCGGCACCGCCGGCTCCGCGGTGGTCTTCGCCGGCCTCACCGTCGTCATCGCCCTCGCCGCGTTGAGCCTGACCGGCATCCCGTTCCTGGCCGCGATGGGGTGGGGCGCCGCCGGGACCGTCATCATCGCGGTCCTGGTCGCGCTCACCCTCGTGCCTGCCGTGCTGGGGATCCTCAAGTCCCGGGCCTTCGGGCTGCGCTTCCGGCGACACGAGCCCCGGCGTGACGAAGCCGGCAAGGTCGTCAACGGTGGCGTCCGCTGGGCCCGGCTCGTGGGTCGCGCCCCACTGGCGTTCGCCGCCCTGGTCGTGGTCGCCCTCGGCGCCCTCGCCATCCCGGCCTCGACCATGCACCTGGCGTTCCCGTCGGACTCCACCGCACCGTCCGACACCACCCAGCGCAAGGCCGCCGACCTCGTCAACGAATCCTTCGGGGAGGGCCGCCTCGCGCCCATGCTGACCGTGATCGACGGCCGCGACGTCGCCGCCGAGGACCGACCCGCTGCGTACCAGGAGGTCGTCGCATGGGCCGGCGGCCACGACGGCGTCGACCACGCCCAGCTCGGCGGGATGAACGAGGACGGCACCGGCGCCCTCATGCTCATCACGCCCGCCCACGGACCCGACGACACCGCCACCGAGGACCTCCTCCACGACCTGCGCACCACGCAGTCCGAGATCGAGCAGACCACCGGCACCACGATCGGCATCACCGGACTGACCGCGATCCAGGCCGACGTGTCCGAGCGGATCGCCGACGTGCTGCCGGCCTACCTGGCGGTGGTGATCGGGCTGGCGTTCCTCATCCTGATGCTGGTGTTCCGCTCGATCCTGGTGCCGTTGACCGCCACGCTCGGGTTCCTGCTGTCGGTGATGGCCACGCTGGGCGCGACCGTCGCGGTCTTCCAGGAGGGCACCTTCGGACTCTTCGAGGGCCAGCCGATCGTCAGCTTCATCCCGATCTTCCTGATCGGGCTGGTCTTCGGCCTGGCGATGGACTACCAGGTCTTCCTCGTCACCCGGATCCGCGAGGCGCACGTTCACGGCGCCTCGTACCGCGAAGCGGTCGTCGACGGCTTCCGCAACAGCGCCCGGGTCGTGACCGCGGCGGCACTCATCATGATCTCGGTCTTCGGCGGGTTCATGTTCATGCCCGACCCGATCCTGCAGTCCATGGGCTTCGCGCTCGCGGCCGCCGTCGCCTTCGACGCGTTCGTCGTACGGATGTGCCTCATCCCTGCGCTCATGTACCTGATGGGCGAACGCGCCTGGTGGCTCCCTCGGTGGCTCGACCGGATCCTGCCCGACATCGACGTCGAGGGCGAGAACCTCGACCGCCCGCACCTGGACGGCGACCGCGAACGCGACGCGCAGCCGGTCCAGGCGTGA
- a CDS encoding DUF4203 domain-containing protein, translating into MNDVLLGVILLVIGLVLVFWGRPALQALIGVFGALIGFVIGAQVGQEIAGGAVLDSAWSWVAAIVGAIVLGLLAYVWYWLGVVLWVAAAGYWLGVVIAGAFGADEDWVLTTTGLAVAAALVVLAVVAKFPALLLVLVSAWAGANLTITAVMLFVGEVGSARVGEAYRIAEPAWGWFLAVLVVFVIGVVVQLRSGAGRTSTGSSAPAPGR; encoded by the coding sequence ATGAACGACGTGCTGCTCGGTGTGATCCTGCTCGTGATCGGGCTGGTCCTCGTGTTCTGGGGGCGCCCCGCGCTCCAGGCCCTGATCGGGGTGTTCGGCGCGCTGATCGGGTTCGTGATCGGTGCCCAGGTCGGTCAGGAGATCGCCGGCGGTGCCGTGCTCGACTCGGCGTGGAGCTGGGTCGCCGCCATCGTCGGCGCGATCGTGCTCGGTCTGCTCGCCTACGTCTGGTACTGGCTCGGTGTCGTCCTGTGGGTCGCCGCCGCCGGCTACTGGCTCGGTGTCGTGATCGCCGGCGCCTTCGGGGCCGACGAGGACTGGGTCCTCACGACCACCGGCCTCGCGGTTGCCGCCGCGCTCGTCGTGCTCGCCGTGGTCGCGAAGTTCCCCGCGCTGCTGCTGGTGCTCGTCAGTGCCTGGGCCGGTGCGAACCTCACGATCACCGCCGTCATGCTCTTCGTCGGCGAGGTGGGCAGCGCACGGGTCGGCGAGGCGTACCGGATCGCGGAGCCGGCCTGGGGCTGGTTCCTCGCGGTGCTGGTCGTGTTCGTGATCGGCGTCGTCGTCCAGCTCCGGTCGGGTGCGGGTCGCACCTCGACGGGCAGCTCGGCGCCCGCGCCCGGTCGCTAG
- a CDS encoding EthD family reductase, protein MHRITIQYAVPDDADAFDAHYFSAHVPLVAPVPGLRAFSWSKPRPLGGDPVVYLVAQLDFDDADAMKAALRSPEMGAAAADLRTLGVETTMFTGEVVVATP, encoded by the coding sequence ATGCACCGGATCACGATCCAGTACGCCGTCCCGGACGACGCCGACGCCTTCGACGCGCACTACTTCAGCGCCCACGTGCCGCTCGTCGCGCCCGTGCCGGGGCTGCGCGCGTTCTCGTGGTCGAAGCCCCGACCGCTCGGCGGCGACCCGGTCGTGTACCTGGTCGCGCAGCTCGACTTCGACGACGCCGACGCGATGAAGGCGGCGCTGCGGTCTCCGGAGATGGGCGCCGCCGCCGCGGACCTGCGCACGCTCGGCGTCGAGACGACGATGTTCACCGGCGAGGTCGTGGTCGCGACGCCGTGA
- a CDS encoding MDR family MFS transporter, protein MTTSSSPGAAEPGADDSGGLDRNVIITGLVIVAGLIMVVLDTTIVNVALDTLSQELGAGLSTTQWVVTGYLLAVAMVIPITGWAMDRFGSRPTWITALSLFVVGSALCALAWDIQSLIVFRILQGLGGGMLMPAGQAMIARAAGPGRMGRAMAILGVPMLLGPVFGPVIGGALVEYSSWHWIFIVNVPIGILAVALAFWRLPADDDLVDAGRLDWLGLVLLSGSLASLLYGLSEASSAGGFSEWNVLGWLIGGGVGLLAYVGHSLRKGADSIIDVRLLGNRLFAMSTVAVFLVAIGLFGGMLLLPLYYQTVRGEGALNAGLLLAPQGLGAIVAMIIGGRLTDRIGAGYVVPVGVTLGLLGTLPFTQVGTDTSYWWLSLVLFVRGMGLGAVMMPTISSAYLKLGADKVTRAAPTLSAIQQVGASLGSAVLVTALTAHFTGLLSDQGVQSQGSGSDALGAIPPEAMPVVGPLLADSFGFAFWIAFGLTAVIYIPALFLPRHGKNSAGTTDAAETAAPPVL, encoded by the coding sequence ATGACCACCAGCTCCAGCCCGGGCGCCGCGGAGCCCGGAGCCGACGACTCCGGCGGACTGGACCGCAACGTCATCATCACCGGCCTGGTGATCGTGGCGGGCCTGATCATGGTCGTGCTCGACACCACGATCGTGAACGTCGCGCTCGACACCCTCAGCCAGGAGCTCGGCGCCGGACTGTCCACCACCCAGTGGGTCGTGACCGGCTACCTCCTCGCCGTGGCCATGGTCATCCCCATCACGGGGTGGGCGATGGACCGGTTCGGATCCAGACCGACCTGGATCACCGCGCTGTCACTGTTCGTGGTGGGCTCCGCGCTGTGCGCGCTGGCGTGGGACATCCAGTCCCTGATCGTCTTCCGCATCCTCCAGGGCCTCGGCGGCGGCATGCTGATGCCGGCCGGGCAGGCGATGATCGCACGCGCCGCCGGACCGGGCCGGATGGGCCGGGCGATGGCCATCCTCGGTGTCCCGATGCTGCTCGGCCCGGTCTTCGGTCCCGTCATCGGTGGAGCGCTCGTCGAGTACAGCAGCTGGCACTGGATCTTCATCGTCAACGTCCCGATCGGCATCCTCGCGGTCGCCCTCGCATTCTGGCGGCTCCCCGCCGACGACGATCTCGTCGACGCCGGCCGCCTCGACTGGCTCGGCCTCGTCCTGCTGTCGGGCAGCCTCGCGAGCCTCCTGTACGGCCTCTCGGAGGCCAGCTCCGCGGGCGGCTTCAGCGAGTGGAACGTGCTGGGCTGGCTGATCGGCGGCGGCGTCGGTCTCCTGGCCTACGTCGGCCACAGTCTGCGCAAGGGCGCCGACTCGATCATCGACGTCCGGCTCCTCGGCAACCGACTGTTCGCGATGAGCACGGTCGCGGTCTTCCTGGTCGCGATCGGCCTGTTCGGTGGGATGCTGCTGCTCCCGCTGTACTACCAGACCGTCCGCGGCGAGGGAGCCCTGAACGCCGGCCTCCTGCTCGCCCCGCAAGGACTCGGCGCGATCGTGGCCATGATCATCGGCGGTCGCCTCACCGACCGGATCGGCGCCGGCTACGTCGTGCCCGTCGGCGTGACCCTCGGCCTCCTCGGCACGCTCCCGTTCACCCAGGTCGGCACCGACACCTCGTACTGGTGGCTCAGCCTCGTGCTGTTCGTACGCGGCATGGGCCTCGGCGCCGTGATGATGCCGACGATCTCCTCGGCCTACCTCAAGCTCGGCGCCGACAAGGTCACCCGGGCCGCGCCCACCCTGTCGGCGATCCAACAGGTCGGCGCCTCCCTCGGATCGGCCGTGCTCGTCACCGCCCTGACCGCCCACTTCACCGGACTGCTGTCCGACCAAGGCGTCCAGAGCCAAGGCAGCGGCTCCGACGCACTCGGCGCGATCCCGCCCGAGGCCATGCCGGTCGTCGGACCCCTGCTGGCCGACTCCTTCGGCTTCGCGTTCTGGATCGCGTTCGGCCTCACCGCCGTCATCTACATCCCCGCGCTGTTCCTGCCCCGCCACGGCAAGAACAGCGCAGGCACCACCGACGCCGCCGAGACAGCAGCGCCGCCCGTGCTCTGA
- a CDS encoding TetR/AcrR family transcriptional regulator, with translation MSESASDLRRRRTAELIIGCAQDLAEERGLDGFTMDDVAEAAGVSRRTLFNHVAGKYDAVLGAPPKPNPARLDEFRTGGPTGHLGDDVKVVIIDLLNAQNVDPEALDRVRRLIRSDARLQHEMHKKFAVVAEFFTAAILEREGPDYPALHAQAAAQVILAVFDLALDAFVQDPTTRLVDYYLAAFDGASALFARPTS, from the coding sequence ATGTCTGAGAGTGCAAGCGATCTCCGCCGACGGCGCACCGCCGAGCTGATCATCGGCTGCGCCCAGGACCTGGCCGAGGAACGCGGCCTGGACGGCTTCACGATGGACGACGTCGCTGAAGCCGCGGGCGTCTCGCGCAGGACGCTGTTCAACCACGTCGCCGGCAAGTACGACGCCGTCCTGGGTGCGCCACCGAAGCCCAATCCGGCCCGGCTCGACGAGTTCCGCACCGGCGGACCCACCGGCCACCTCGGCGACGACGTGAAGGTCGTGATCATCGACCTCTTGAACGCCCAGAACGTCGACCCCGAGGCTCTCGACCGCGTCCGCCGACTGATCCGCTCCGACGCACGCCTGCAGCACGAGATGCACAAGAAGTTCGCCGTGGTCGCCGAGTTCTTCACCGCAGCGATCCTCGAGCGCGAAGGACCGGACTACCCCGCACTCCACGCCCAGGCCGCGGCCCAGGTGATCCTCGCCGTCTTCGACCTCGCGCTCGACGCCTTCGTCCAGGACCCCACGACCAGGCTCGTCGACTACTACCTGGCCGCGTTCGACGGCGCCTCCGCGCTGTTCGCCCGACCGACCAGCTGA
- a CDS encoding NAD(P)-dependent oxidoreductase — protein sequence MRIALLGATGRTGRNVTEQARAAGHHVVAYVRRPEALAPGAGLTVVGGQLDDREALTAAFAGCDAVVLTLGPSRITNASKPLMQVAVPAAIEAARATGVSRIVVLSALGVGETFANTRYPYRFGCRTFLAGNFREHTAGESALVGSGLDWTTVHPGPLSDGERTPFPTVVDAATGYRMPGAPRTTRADVAATILGALEDPTTFGKQLLVTSARQAS from the coding sequence ATGCGCATCGCGCTCCTGGGAGCGACCGGACGGACCGGCCGCAACGTCACCGAACAAGCACGCGCGGCCGGCCACCACGTGGTCGCCTACGTACGACGACCCGAAGCCCTGGCCCCCGGAGCGGGCCTGACCGTCGTGGGCGGACAGCTCGACGACCGCGAGGCCCTCACCGCGGCGTTCGCCGGCTGCGACGCAGTGGTCCTGACGCTGGGGCCGTCGAGGATCACGAACGCGAGCAAGCCACTGATGCAGGTCGCGGTTCCGGCCGCGATCGAGGCGGCCAGAGCCACCGGCGTGAGCCGGATCGTCGTCCTCTCCGCGCTCGGCGTCGGCGAGACCTTCGCGAACACGCGCTACCCCTACCGCTTCGGGTGCCGGACGTTCCTCGCCGGCAACTTCCGCGAGCACACCGCCGGCGAGTCGGCTCTCGTCGGCAGCGGCCTCGACTGGACGACCGTCCACCCCGGCCCGCTGTCCGACGGCGAGCGCACGCCGTTCCCGACCGTGGTCGACGCGGCGACCGGATACCGCATGCCGGGCGCGCCCCGTACGACCCGGGCGGACGTCGCCGCCACCATCCTCGGTGCCCTCGAGGACCCGACGACTTTCGGCAAGCAGCTGCTCGTCACCTCGGCACGCCAGGCCTCGTAA
- a CDS encoding alanine racemase — MTIGRLPNMERLDRLTRGLEAPYAVVDGAALAHNTTELVRRSGGVGVRVASKSVRVREIIARTLAQDGFGGVMSYSLAESVWLADHGVGDLLLAYPTADRTALADLVAKEHRLAAITLMVDSLDHLDLIDAAVGTDHPPIRLCLDIDSSLKLGPVHVGVRRSPVHDPDEAVALARAIAARPGFDLVGLMFYDAQVAGLQDSSPLVRLAKSRSVEDIVARRAAIVDGVRSVTDLQIVNAAGTGSLETMSADPYVTEVTAGSGLFMPTLFDSYDAFTATPAAFYALSVVRKPTPDIATLYSGGYAASGAAGKDRLPTPVWPRGLSLIGTEGAGEVQTPVRGRVARGLRVGDRVFMRHAKAGEMCERFDAVHLVGTDGTVETLPTYRGEGKNFG, encoded by the coding sequence GTGACTATTGGACGCTTGCCCAACATGGAGCGCCTCGACCGCCTCACCCGCGGCCTCGAGGCGCCGTACGCCGTGGTCGACGGGGCGGCGCTCGCGCACAACACCACCGAGCTCGTCCGCCGCTCCGGCGGGGTGGGCGTCCGGGTCGCGTCGAAGTCCGTCCGGGTCCGCGAGATCATCGCCCGCACCCTCGCGCAGGACGGGTTCGGCGGCGTGATGTCGTACAGCCTCGCCGAGTCCGTGTGGCTCGCCGACCACGGTGTCGGCGACCTCCTGCTCGCCTACCCCACCGCGGACCGGACCGCGCTCGCCGACCTGGTCGCCAAGGAGCACCGGCTCGCCGCGATCACGCTCATGGTCGACAGCCTCGACCACCTCGACCTGATCGACGCCGCCGTCGGCACCGACCACCCGCCGATCCGGCTCTGCCTCGACATCGACTCGTCCCTCAAGCTCGGCCCGGTCCACGTCGGCGTCCGACGCTCGCCGGTCCACGACCCGGACGAGGCCGTCGCACTCGCCCGAGCGATCGCCGCGCGGCCCGGGTTCGACCTGGTCGGACTGATGTTCTACGACGCGCAGGTCGCCGGCCTCCAGGACTCCTCACCGCTCGTCCGGCTCGCGAAGTCCCGCTCCGTCGAGGACATCGTCGCGCGACGTGCCGCGATCGTCGACGGCGTCCGGAGCGTGACCGATCTGCAGATCGTCAACGCAGCCGGCACCGGCAGCCTCGAGACCATGAGCGCCGATCCGTACGTCACCGAGGTGACCGCGGGCTCCGGCCTGTTCATGCCGACGCTGTTCGACTCCTACGACGCGTTCACGGCCACGCCGGCCGCGTTCTACGCGCTGTCGGTCGTGCGCAAGCCCACGCCCGACATCGCGACGCTCTACTCCGGCGGGTACGCCGCGTCCGGCGCCGCCGGGAAGGACCGGCTGCCGACCCCCGTGTGGCCCCGCGGGCTGAGCCTGATCGGGACCGAGGGCGCCGGCGAGGTGCAGACCCCCGTCCGCGGTAGGGTCGCGCGCGGCCTGCGGGTCGGGGACCGTGTCTTCATGCGGCACGCGAAGGCCGGCGAGATGTGCGAACGGTTCGACGCGGTCCACCTGGTGGGGACCGACGGGACGGTCGAGACGCTGCCGACGTACCGAGGCGAAGGGAAGAACTTCGGATGA